A stretch of Scheffersomyces stipitis CBS 6054 chromosome 2, complete sequence DNA encodes these proteins:
- the THI7 gene encoding Thiamine Metabolism (go_component membrane~go_funtion nucleobase transporter activity~go_process nucleobase, nucleoside, nucleotide and nucleic acid transport), which produces MSFLQKLEVKPKDGGQEVDNLQNHDLIPMTPSRRLWNYASYFSFWTVSECSISTWSSGASLLSLGLNVKESIGVIIVGNTIISTLSVLNGGPGYYFHVGYTVCQRLVFGIRGSYFGVAIRTILSIVWYGSQAWLGGQCLGIIFSSWSYSYLHMENTLPLSVHLTTRDLISFLLFQLISIPMLLIRPEKLSMFLHVSSVAVFVAMISVFAWSIGHNGGAGPLLNAQSNFSSKSAHAWAWIYGITSWYGSLSSGITNMSDFTRYSKRKSSCVPGTFGAIMTFGTVMPLFGLLSASATSEIYGQALWMPHMIVEQWIIADYSSRSRVAAFFASLCFLSSQLALNLLSNGIAGGMDMSGLCPKYINIKRGAVLTSLLSWVVQPWLFYNTSSRFVVVMSSFSVFMSPIIAIIMSEFWIIRKRKLKLSDLYSNEVDSIYWYWNGFNLKSFFIFIVVATPGLPGLIHMANPNISINQGILHYYYGNCIFGFCIAFFLNIALNYIFPSKAIHALDSVDYFHTFTNEECLKMGITPAENESDRQSNQSKDVELIQEINVEKNSV; this is translated from the coding sequence atGAGTTTCTTGcaaaaacttgaagtaAAACCAAAGGACGGTGGTCAAGAAGTAGACAATCTACAAAACCATGATTTGATACCTATGACTCCTCTGAGAAGGCTCTGGAACTACGCCAGTTACTTTAGTTTCTGGACTGTTTCAGAGTGTAGtatttcaacttggtcgTCAGGTGCATCCTTGCTTTCGTTGGGCTTAAACGTTAAGGAATCTATTGgtgttattattgttggtaATACTATCATCAGTACATTGTCTGTGTTGAACGGTGGTCCAGGTTACTACTTTCATGTCGGTTACACTGTCTGTCAAAGACTTGTATTTGGTATCAGAGGCAGTTACTTTGGAGTAGCAATTAGAACAATCTTGAGCATTGTATGGTATGGTTCACAGGCATGGCTTGGAGGTCAATGTTTAGGTATCATATTCAGTTCCTGGTCCTATTCGTATTTACATATGGAAAATACGCTCCCGTTATCTGTGCATTTGACGACTAGagatttgatttcattcctccttttccaacttaTATCGATTCCAATGCTTCTTATCAGACCTGAAAAACTTAGTATGTTTCTTCACGTCTCTTCGGTGGCAGTATTTGTTGCAATGATCTCGGTTTTTGCATGGTCGATTGGCCATAATGGAGGTGCTGGGCCATTGTTGAATGCACAAAGTAACTTCTCCTCCAAGTCAGCTCATGCTTGGGCATGGATATATGGTATCACTTCATGGTATGGATCTTTATCTTCTGGCATAACCAACATGTCTGATTTCACTAGATACTCCAAGAGAAAGTCAAGTTGTGTACCTGGTACTTTTGGTGCTATAATGACATTTGGAACTGTTATGCCTCTTTTTGGCTTGCTTTCTGCATCAGCTACATCTGAGATATACGGTCAGGCTCTTTGGATGCCACATATGATCGTTGAACAATGGATTATTGCTGACTACAGTTCTAGGTCAAGAGTAGCCGCATTCTTTGCGTCTTTATGTTTCCTCTCCTCCCAATTAGCCCTTAACTTATTGTCCAATGGTATTGCAGGTGGTATGGATATGTCTGGATTGTGCCCTAAATACATAAACATTAAACGAGGAGCTGTGCTTACTTCCCTATTATCTTGGGTAGTTCAACCATGGTTATTCTACAACACGTCTTCGAGATTTGTGGTAGTTATGTCGTCATTCTCAGTATTCATGTCACCAATTATTGCTATTATTATGTCGGAATTCTGGATAATCAGGAAGAGAAAACTTAAGCTAAGCGATTTGTATTCTAATGAAGTggattcaatctactggTACTGGAATGgattcaacttgaagagtttcttcatattcattGTTGTTGCCACACCTGGTCTTCCAGGTTTGATTCATATGGCAAACccaaatatttcaattaaCCAGGGAATACTTCACTACTACTATGGTAACTGTATCTTTGGATTCTGtattgctttcttcttgaatatcGCTTTGAATTACATTTTTCCTTCCAAGGCTATACATGCACTTGATTCCGTTGATTACTTCCACACCTTTACTAACGAAGAATGTCTCAAGATGGGCATTACACCAGCTGAAAACGAGAGTGACCGCCAGTCCAATCAATCTAAGGATGTGGAATTAATTCAAGAAATTAATGTTGAGAAGAACTCTGTTTAA